Proteins encoded within one genomic window of Thioploca ingrica:
- a CDS encoding UDP-N-acetylmuramoylalanyl-D-glutamyl-2,6-diaminopimelate--D-alanyl-D-alanyl ligase, which produces MIELTLTEIAPDLDAVLLGHDIKFTGCSTDTRNLLPGSLYVALRGKRFDGHDFIVDAQQQGASAVMIERPVACALPALRVNDTRIALGKLAQLWRQRFTLPVVAITGSNGKTTTKEMVKAILSQQGQVLATQGNLNNEIGVPLTLFNLGTEHRYAVIEMGANHAGEIAYLTQIAQPTIATITQCAPAHLEGFKNVQGVAMAKGEIFSHLSMGGTAIINHDDSYAQLWQKLAQPHNMSSFALNNPAQVTAQSLQLNPDSSQFTLHTLTGDVAIHLPLPGQHNIMNALAASACALACSCSLTTIQQGLQNMQPVAGRLQRYRGINGITLIDDTYNANPGSLDAALSILTQNSPPYWLVLGDMNELGPHSAMFHRQAGQQAREAGVERLWTIGNMSRYAVESFGEGACHFTHHHQLIESLRNQVPLGATVLIKGSRGMRMETIVHALQEGA; this is translated from the coding sequence ATGATAGAATTAACTTTAACCGAGATAGCACCAGACTTAGACGCTGTCCTATTAGGACACGATATCAAATTTACTGGTTGCAGTACCGATACTCGAAATCTTCTCCCAGGATCACTTTATGTCGCATTACGTGGTAAACGTTTTGATGGCCATGATTTTATTGTAGACGCTCAACAACAAGGCGCCAGTGCCGTGATGATTGAGCGACCCGTCGCTTGCGCTTTACCCGCCCTACGAGTTAATGATACCCGCATCGCTTTAGGAAAATTAGCCCAGCTCTGGCGACAACGTTTTACTTTACCGGTGGTCGCTATTACCGGGAGTAATGGCAAAACGACGACCAAAGAAATGGTTAAAGCGATTTTAAGCCAGCAAGGTCAAGTACTAGCCACTCAGGGCAATCTTAACAATGAAATTGGTGTCCCCTTGACGCTATTTAACTTGGGAACGGAACATCGCTATGCGGTCATTGAAATGGGTGCCAACCACGCCGGGGAAATTGCCTATTTAACTCAAATTGCTCAACCCACTATAGCCACTATTACCCAATGTGCGCCGGCTCATCTAGAAGGATTTAAAAACGTTCAAGGTGTGGCAATGGCCAAAGGTGAGATTTTCTCCCATCTCTCCATGGGAGGGACGGCTATTATTAATCATGACGATTCTTATGCGCAACTGTGGCAAAAATTGGCTCAACCTCACAATATGAGTAGTTTTGCCCTAAATAATCCAGCTCAAGTGACTGCTCAATCGCTACAACTCAATCCCGACAGTAGCCAGTTTACTTTACACACCCTAACTGGAGATGTGGCTATTCATTTACCTTTACCCGGTCAACATAATATTATGAACGCTTTAGCGGCGAGTGCTTGTGCTTTAGCTTGCAGTTGCTCATTAACGACTATTCAACAGGGTTTACAAAATATGCAGCCGGTAGCCGGTCGGTTGCAACGTTATCGTGGTATCAATGGCATTACTTTAATTGACGATACCTATAACGCCAATCCCGGTTCACTGGATGCGGCACTATCGATATTAACTCAAAATTCTCCCCCTTATTGGTTAGTATTAGGTGATATGAACGAACTGGGTCCACATAGTGCCATGTTTCATCGCCAAGCCGGTCAACAAGCACGCGAAGCCGGAGTGGAACGTCTGTGGACTATTGGCAATATGAGCCGCTATGCGGTAGAAAGTTTTGGTGAAGGTGCATGTCACTTTACTCATCATCATCAACTGATTGAATCTTTACGTAACCAAGTTCCCTTAGGTGCAACGGTATTAATCAAAGGTTCACGAGGAATGCGTATGGAAACAATTGTTCATGCTTTACAGGAAGGCGCCTAA
- a CDS encoding glycosyl transferase, family 4 encodes MLLWLSEYLKFFYSGFNVFQYLTLRAILGVLTALLISLIVGPLMIRSLKNNQIGQQVRPDGPESHHPKAGTPTMGGALILIAIMMSTLLWADLSNRFIWIALIVTLLFGLIGWTDDYLKIALKNSKGLSAKQKYFWQSVIGLGAAIILLKTAHSPVETQLIVPFFKRIIIDLSPWVFVLLTYLVIVGSSNAVNLTDGLDGLAIVPTVLVAGALGIFAYATGHVNFASYLGIPHVVGVGEMVVFCGAMVGAGLGFLWFNTYPAQVFMGDVGALALGAALGIIAVAIRQELVLLIMGGVFVMETVSVVLQVAYYKLTGRRIFRMAPLHHHFELKGWPEPWVIVRFWIITVVLVLIGLATLKIR; translated from the coding sequence ATGTTGCTTTGGCTTAGTGAATATTTGAAATTTTTTTACAGCGGTTTTAATGTTTTTCAATACCTTACTCTAAGGGCTATTCTCGGGGTACTGACGGCTTTATTAATTTCTTTGATTGTGGGACCGTTGATGATACGTAGTTTGAAAAATAATCAAATCGGTCAGCAAGTTCGCCCAGATGGCCCTGAAAGTCATCATCCCAAAGCCGGTACACCGACTATGGGTGGCGCATTAATTTTAATTGCTATCATGATGAGTACCTTATTATGGGCAGATTTATCTAACCGTTTTATATGGATAGCTTTGATTGTCACTTTATTGTTTGGTTTAATTGGCTGGACTGATGACTATCTTAAAATTGCTTTAAAGAATTCTAAAGGATTGTCTGCTAAGCAAAAATATTTTTGGCAATCGGTTATTGGCTTGGGCGCAGCAATCATCCTATTGAAGACAGCCCATTCTCCGGTTGAAACCCAGTTAATTGTTCCCTTTTTTAAACGCATCATTATTGATTTATCACCTTGGGTGTTTGTGCTACTCACCTATTTGGTTATCGTTGGGAGCAGTAATGCCGTTAACTTGACAGATGGTTTGGATGGTTTAGCCATTGTACCGACGGTATTAGTGGCTGGCGCGTTGGGTATCTTTGCTTACGCTACTGGTCATGTCAACTTTGCGAGTTATTTAGGTATTCCACATGTCGTGGGTGTTGGCGAAATGGTCGTATTTTGTGGCGCGATGGTGGGTGCTGGACTCGGGTTTCTTTGGTTCAATACCTATCCGGCGCAAGTGTTTATGGGTGATGTGGGTGCTTTAGCGTTGGGCGCTGCGCTTGGAATTATCGCAGTGGCGATTCGGCAGGAACTCGTGTTGTTGATTATGGGAGGCGTTTTTGTTATGGAAACGGTCTCCGTGGTTTTACAAGTAGCTTATTATAAACTGACCGGACGGCGAATTTTTCGTATGGCACCATTACATCACCATTTTGAACTTAAAGGTTGGCCTGAACCTTGGGTTATTGTTCGATTTTGGATTATTACTGTGGTATTAGTGTTAATTGGCTTAGCCACTTTAAAAATCCGCTAA